A single Oncorhynchus tshawytscha isolate Ot180627B linkage group LG01, Otsh_v2.0, whole genome shotgun sequence DNA region contains:
- the LOC112252698 gene encoding protein FAM204A isoform X6 has translation MYSGLLPKCLTDAEISSDDEDDQGVANQEIAAANVQRPAVGLSRGLKLNCVTLGDTSYSCIQPFIENYLCLDSLPGISEENWQECEVLPHLSKKCKEQQKKKCEINTMKLPQKRQQRKRRYKKDEKSATKNMVSNNESREPQAEHERHWDGLTQYFGINDRFQPPACSKPAPKSSLEKSIESAIAEGDFGKAEEMSDRLATRELARNMKDGLDSSLAAIAHYVSVFTSCSEQ, from the exons ATGTATAGCGGACTTTTACCGAAATGTCTGACTGATGCAGAAATTAGTTCAGATGATGAAGACGACCAAGGTGTTGCAAATCAAGAAATAGCCGCAGCTAACGTTCAACGTCCTGCAGTTGGACTTTCGCGTGGTCTTAAGCTAAATTGTGTTACACTTGGAGACACAAGTTATTCTTGTATCCAGCCCTTCATAGAAAATTACCTGTGTTTGGACTCCTTACCCGGGATTTCCGAGGAGAATTGGCAAGAATGTGAAGTGTTGCCCCACCTTTCAAAA AAATGTAAAGAGCAACAGAAGAAAAAATGTGAGATCAACACAATGAAGCTCCCCCAAAAAAGACAGCAGAGAAAAAGACGATATAAGAAAG ATGAAAAATCAGCAACTAAGAACATGGTATCAAACAATGAAAG CAGAGAACCTCAAGCGGAGCATGAAAGGCATTGGGATGGGCTTACGCAGTACTTTGGCATCAATGATAGATTTCAACCCCCTGCCTGTAGCAAGCCTGCTCCCAAG TCCAGTCTAGAAAAGAGCATAGAGAGCGCCATCGCTGAAGGGGACTTTGGGAAGGCGGAGGAGATGAGCGACAGACTCGCCACTCGAGAG CTTGCCAGGAACATGAAGGATGGTCTTGACAGCAGTCTGGCAGCCATAGCTCACTATGTATCTGTGTTTACCTCATGCTCAGAACAGTGA
- the LOC112252698 gene encoding protein FAM204A isoform X5, which yields MYSGLLPKCLTDAEISSDDEDDQGVANQEIAAANVQRPAVGLSRGLKLNCVTLGDTSYSCIQPFIENYLCLDSLPGISEENWQECEVLPHLSKKCKEQQKKKCEINTMKLPQKRQQRKRRYKKDEKSATKNMVSNNESREPQAEHERHWDGLTQYFGINDRFQPPACSKPAPKSSLEKSIESAIAEGDFGKAEEMSDRLATRENSELTEVFKKFSHTTKLWMLDQIYCIYGRG from the exons ATGTATAGCGGACTTTTACCGAAATGTCTGACTGATGCAGAAATTAGTTCAGATGATGAAGACGACCAAGGTGTTGCAAATCAAGAAATAGCCGCAGCTAACGTTCAACGTCCTGCAGTTGGACTTTCGCGTGGTCTTAAGCTAAATTGTGTTACACTTGGAGACACAAGTTATTCTTGTATCCAGCCCTTCATAGAAAATTACCTGTGTTTGGACTCCTTACCCGGGATTTCCGAGGAGAATTGGCAAGAATGTGAAGTGTTGCCCCACCTTTCAAAA AAATGTAAAGAGCAACAGAAGAAAAAATGTGAGATCAACACAATGAAGCTCCCCCAAAAAAGACAGCAGAGAAAAAGACGATATAAGAAAG ATGAAAAATCAGCAACTAAGAACATGGTATCAAACAATGAAAG CAGAGAACCTCAAGCGGAGCATGAAAGGCATTGGGATGGGCTTACGCAGTACTTTGGCATCAATGATAGATTTCAACCCCCTGCCTGTAGCAAGCCTGCTCCCAAG TCCAGTCTAGAAAAGAGCATAGAGAGCGCCATCGCTGAAGGGGACTTTGGGAAGGCGGAGGAGATGAGCGACAGACTCGCCACTCGAGAG AACAGTGAATTGACTGAAGTTTTCAAGAAATTCTCACATACAACAAAATTG TGGATGTTGGAccaaatatactgtatctacGGTAGAGGGTAA